AGGCCGGGTTGAGGCGTTTGACGACCGCGAAGTGGCCCGCGAAGTCCTGCGGGCCCAGCGGGGCGGGGTCGAGGCGAGGCGATGACGGGCGCGTTGGCCCCCGCGCTCACGGCGGCCGAGGTGGCGCAGCTTGGAGGGGGCGCGCTGGAGCGCGGGGAGGCCCACGCGATCATCCGGGGCGCCGCCGTGGACAGCCGGGTGATCGAGCCGGGGATGCTGTTCGTGGCTCTCCGCGGCGGCAACACCGACGGGCATCGGTTCGTCGGGGCGGCCTTTAACCGCGGCGCCGCCGGGGTGCTGGTCTCCGTGCCTTCCATCGACGCGCCGCCGCATCGACCGGTCATCCGGGTCCAGGATACACTGCGCGCGTTTCACCGCGTCGCACGCGGGATCCGGGACCGGCAGCAACTTCGAGTCGTCGGCATCACGGGAAGCGTGGGCAAGACGTCCACCAAAGAGATGGCCGCGAGTGTGACCGCGACGGCATTTCGGACCGCCCGCTCGCCGGAGACCCAGAACACCGAGATCGGGGTTCCCCTTGTGCTCGCCAACATCCCAGAGGACCGTGAAGTCGCGGTGCTCGAGATGGCGATGCGCGGTCCCGGACAGATCCGTGAGTTGGTGGAGATCGCGGGCCCCGAGATCGGGGTCATCACCAACATCGGCGAGTCGCACCTGGACTTTTTTCCCAGCCGCGACGCCCTCGCCGCGGCGAAGGGAGAGCTGGTCGAGGGCCTTCCTCCGCACGGATACGCGATCCTCAACGCGGACGACGTGCTGGCATGGGGCCTCAGGGCGCGTACCCGGGCGCGCGTCCTCTCGTTCGGGCTCGAGCGGGGGGAGGTCCGGGGGGAGGCGGTGCGCGCGCTCCCCATGCGCGGGAGCCGGTTCTCCCTTGTGACCCCGAGCGGTAGGGCGGAGGTGACGCTCCGCGTCCCCGGGCGGCACGCGGTCCAGAACGCACTCGCCGCCGCGGCGGTCGGGGTCGCGCTCGGCATCGACGCGGCGAGGATCGCCGCGGGGCTGGCGGAGGCGGCGCCGCTGCCGATGCGGTTGGAGATCGTCCGTCTCGGAGGCACGGTCCTCCTGAGCGATGTCTACAACAGCAGCCCGCAATCCGTGACGGCCGCCCTCGACGTCATGGACGAAGTCCCGGGCGCTCCCCGGGTGGTCGTGCTGGGCGACATGAAAGAACTCGGCGCGCACACGGTCGAGGCGCACCGGCGGGTCGGTCGCGAGGCGGCGCAGCGGCGCATCGATCTCCTGGTTGCGTTCGGCCCTATGGCCGCGGACCTGGCGGCCGCGGCGCGCGCGGAGGGCGGGCCCCGGGTGGTGCACACCGAGCGCCTCGAAGAGGTGGTGGATCTCCTTCACCGGACGCTCGTCTCCGGGTCGGTCGTGCTGGTCAAAGGGTCGCGCGCGATGGCGATGGAGCGCATCATCGCCGCATTGACGCGGGCGGAACCCACGGAAGCGTCTGGGCGGGGAGGAGGCGTGTGACGCCCTACCTCACGACCGCAGGCCTGGCCGCCGCGCTCACCCTGGCCGGAGGCGGCCCCCTCGTCGGATGGTTACGGCGCACGGGCGCCGTCAAATCGGTTCGGGAGGAAGCACCGTCACGCCACGGGGTCAAGGCGGGCACGCCGACGATGGGAGGCATGCTGATTATCGGCGCCGCGATTCTCGCGGTGTTGATCGCCCGCCGCGTGTTCGGGGGGAATGTCGGTGAGGTGCTGATCGCCCTGGCCGTCGTGATCGGCTTTAGTGCGGTGGGCGGCGTGGACGACGCCCTCGGCATCGTCCGCCGCCGCAACCTCGGCCTGCGGGCGCGGGAGAAACTGCTCCTGCAACTGCCGCTGGGCCTGGCGCTCGGCGTGTACGCCGTCCTGCATCCCGCCGTGGGTGGGTGGATCGGCGTGCCCGGCACGCACCTCCGAGTGGACCTGGGGTGGGGGTATCCCGTGTTCTGCGCGCTGTACGTCGTGGGCATGGCGAACGCGGTCAACCTGACCGACGGCCTGGACGGCTTGGCCGCCGGCAGCGTGGTGATCGCCGCGGGCGCGCTCACGGCGATCGCGGCGCAGGCCAACGTCGCCTCCGCCGGAATGCTCTGCGCGGCGCTGGCCGGGGCCTCGCTCGGGTTCCTCTGGTACAACGCGCATCCGGCGCAGATGTTTATGGGCGACGTCGGATCGCAGGGGCTCGGGGCCGGCCTCGCGGTGGCCGGGGTGCTCGGCAAGATGGAGCTGCTCGTGCTCGTGGTCGGGGGGTTGTTTGTGTGGGAGGCCCTGTCCGTCGCGCTCCAAGTCGCGTCGTTCAAGACGACCGGTCGCCGGATCTTCCGGATGAGCCCGTTCCATCACCACCTGGAATTGATCGGCTGGACGGAGACCCAGACCGTTGTGCGGTTCTGGGTGTGCGGGGTACTGCTCGCGGCGCTGGGCGTGAGGCTTAAAGGATGATCGCAGACGTTATCGCGCGCCTTCGCGGCAAACGCATTCATGTGGTCGGCCTCTCGGGGACCGAGGGGGCGGCCGTCGTCGATTTCTTGCTCGACCACGGGGTGACCTCGATCACCGGGCACGACCTCCAGACACAGGACGGGTTCCCGGAGGCGTTCCGGCGCACGCACGCCTGGATGGACCCGGCCGCCCAGGAGGCGGCGATCGCGCGGCTGCTCGGGGCGCCGATCCAGCTCCGCTTCCGCGACCGCTATCTCGAGGGCATCCAGCACGCCGAAGTGATCTACGCGGGGCAGGCCTGGTTCCGGCATCCGGAAAACGCGCCGGTGGCACGGGCCCGCGACGCCGGGGTGCCGCTCTCCAGCATGACCGAGTTGTTCTTTGAGACCGTCCCCTGCCCGATCCTCGGCGTCACCGGGACCAACGGAAAATTCACGGTGGTGCAGCTGGCCGCGGAGATGCTCGCAGCGAGCGGCCGGCAGACGTTCGTGAGCGGAAACGATCGGATGCACGTCCCCATCGTGTACCGGCTCAACGAAGTCACCCCCGGCGCGATCCTGGTGCTCGAGATCAGCAATCGCCAGCTCCTCGGGCTCCGGTATAGTCCGCAGATCGCCGTGATCACGAACGTGACGCCGCATCACCTGGACGATCACGGATCGTTCGAGGCGTACGTCCGGGTCAAGTCCGGCATCCTCGCCTACCAGCGGGCGGACGATCGGGCGATCCTCAATGCGGACGATCCGCCGACGTGGGGCCTCGCGCCGGCCGCGCGCGGCCGCGTCCTGCCGTTCAGCCGGCTGCGTGAGGTGGAGGAGGGCGCCTGCCTCGTCGCCGGCCGGATCACGGTGCGCGTGGATGGGCACGAGGACCGGCTGTGCTCCGTCGGCGATCTTCAAGTGCCGGGGCCACACACGGTGGAAAACGCGCTCGCCGCGTCCCTCGCCGCGCGGGCCGCAGGCGCCTCGGCGGAGGCGATCGCCTCGGCGCTGCGGGCCTTTCGAGGGCTGCCCTACCGGATGCGGTTTGTCGCTGAGGTCGGCGGCGTCCGGTTCTACGAGGACTCGCTCGCCACGAATCCCGCCGCTGCGGCGGCCGCGATTCGCGCGTTCGACCGTCCCCTCGTGCTCATCGCCGGCGGGCAGCGCCGGGGTGGGACCGCCGCCGATTTCCGGCCGCTGGCCCACGCCCTCGCGGATCGGGCCGCGTCCGTGCGCGCCGTCCTGCTGATCGGAGCCATGGCCCCACGCATCGGGGAGGCGTGTGATGCCGCCGGGCTCCGCATCCCCATGCTCATGTGCGGGACCCTCGACGCGGCGGTCCAACGCGCGCGCGAACTGGCCCACGCGGGAGACGCCGTGACGCTCTCTCCTGGATGCGAGAGCTTCGATCAGTTCCGCGACTATCGGGAGCGGGGAGACCGGTACCTCGCCCTCGTCTCCGCGCTGGCCCGGGAAGCGGAAGCGGGCGTCGGCGGGAGCGGGCGATGGACCTGATCCATCGCCGCGCCGCGGCCTGGGAGGTATTTCTGACCGCGCTCTTCCTGACGTGCATCGGGATCGTGATGGTCTACAGCGCCTCGTCGGTCGCGGCGCAGGCGCAGTACCATGACGGCGCGTTCTTTCTGAAGCGGCAGATCATCTACGCCGTGATCGGCCTCGCCACGATGTCCGTGGCCTGGAAAATCCACTACGCCAAACTGCGCCGGTGGACGGTGCCGCTGCTGGCCGTCACCATCCTCGCGGTGATCGTCGTCCTGTTTCCTCACATCGGCCGGGTCGCAGGCGGCGCGCGCCGCTGGCTGCCGCTCGGAGGAGTGTTTAACTTCCAACCGGCCGAACTCGCGAAGCTGGGGATGATTCTGTATCTGAGCAACTTCCTCGCCAACCGCGGCACACGGGTTCGCGAGTTCGCCGCCGGGTTGCTGCCGCCGGTGATCGTCTTCCTCGTCCTGGCCGCGGCGATCCTGAGGCAGCCGGATCTCGGATCGGTCCTGATCCTTGCGATGGTCACCGGGGTGATGTTGTTTGTCGGCGGCGCGCGTATCGAGCATCTGCTCGCGCTCGGGTGCGCCGCGGTTCCCGTGGTGTTCGCGCTGGTGATGCGCGAAGGATACCGGAGCAGCCGGCTCCTCGCGTTTCTCGACCCCTGGAAGGACCCGCGCGGCACCGGCTTCCATATTATTCAGTCGCTCCTGGCGTTGGGATCGGGCGGCCTCACCGGGCTCGGGCTCGGCCACAGCACGCAGAAGTTCTTCTATCTTCCGGAACGGCACACCGACTTCATCTTCGCGATCATCGGCGAAGAGTTGGGGCTGGTGGGGGCCGCCGGGGTGATTGTCCTGTTCATCCTGCTGGCCGTCTGGGGGTTTCGGATCTCATCCCGCCTGCCCGACCGCTACGGGATCCTGCTGACCACGGGGCTCACCTCGATGCTCGTCGGACAGGCCGCGCTCAATATCGGGGTCGTCTCGGGGACGGTGCCCGTCACGGGCGTGCCGCTGCCGTTCATCTCGTTCGGTGGGTCGTCGCTTGTGTTCAGCTATCTGGCCATCGGCATCCTCCTCAACCTGTCCCAGTACGCGCATCCTGCCGACGGGGTCGTTGCCTCCGCTTCATCGCGAGGACCCACGCGGGACGCCGCGCGGGGACGCGCATGAACATCCTGCTCGCGGGCGGCGGGACGGGCGGCCACGTGTACCCGGGGCTCGCGATCGCGGAAGCCCTGCGCCGCCGCGATTCGAGCGCGCGTGTCCTGTTTGTGGGCAGCCGCGCGGGCATGGAAGCCTCGCTCGTTCCCGCCTCCGGCGTCCCGTTCGTGGGGCTGGCCGTCCGGCCTCCGCGCAGCCGGGCTCCGTGGCGGTTGGTCGTGTCTGCGGCGAGCGTCGGCGTCGGCCTCGCGCAGGCGTTCTGCGTGGTCGCGCGCTTCCGGCCCGACGTGGTGATTGCGACCGGTGGAGTCGCCGCCGTGCCCTCCGTGATCGCCGCC
This window of the bacterium genome carries:
- a CDS encoding glycosyltransferase is translated as MNILLAGGGTGGHVYPGLAIAEALRRRDSSARVLFVGSRAGMEASLVPASGVPFVGLAVRPPRSRAPWRLVVSAASVGVGLAQAFCVVARFRPDVVIATGGVAAVPSVIAAAVTNVPVVVLEGNALPGRTNRTLARYSRVIAVSS
- the ftsW gene encoding putative lipid II flippase FtsW; the protein is MDLIHRRAAAWEVFLTALFLTCIGIVMVYSASSVAAQAQYHDGAFFLKRQIIYAVIGLATMSVAWKIHYAKLRRWTVPLLAVTILAVIVVLFPHIGRVAGGARRWLPLGGVFNFQPAELAKLGMILYLSNFLANRGTRVREFAAGLLPPVIVFLVLAAAILRQPDLGSVLILAMVTGVMLFVGGARIEHLLALGCAAVPVVFALVMREGYRSSRLLAFLDPWKDPRGTGFHIIQSLLALGSGGLTGLGLGHSTQKFFYLPERHTDFIFAIIGEELGLVGAAGVIVLFILLAVWGFRISSRLPDRYGILLTTGLTSMLVGQAALNIGVVSGTVPVTGVPLPFISFGGSSLVFSYLAIGILLNLSQYAHPADGVVASASSRGPTRDAARGRA
- the murF gene encoding UDP-N-acetylmuramoyl-tripeptide--D-alanyl-D-alanine ligase; translated protein: MTGALAPALTAAEVAQLGGGALERGEAHAIIRGAAVDSRVIEPGMLFVALRGGNTDGHRFVGAAFNRGAAGVLVSVPSIDAPPHRPVIRVQDTLRAFHRVARGIRDRQQLRVVGITGSVGKTSTKEMAASVTATAFRTARSPETQNTEIGVPLVLANIPEDREVAVLEMAMRGPGQIRELVEIAGPEIGVITNIGESHLDFFPSRDALAAAKGELVEGLPPHGYAILNADDVLAWGLRARTRARVLSFGLERGEVRGEAVRALPMRGSRFSLVTPSGRAEVTLRVPGRHAVQNALAAAAVGVALGIDAARIAAGLAEAAPLPMRLEIVRLGGTVLLSDVYNSSPQSVTAALDVMDEVPGAPRVVVLGDMKELGAHTVEAHRRVGREAAQRRIDLLVAFGPMAADLAAAARAEGGPRVVHTERLEEVVDLLHRTLVSGSVVLVKGSRAMAMERIIAALTRAEPTEASGRGGGV
- the murD gene encoding UDP-N-acetylmuramoyl-L-alanine--D-glutamate ligase, translated to MIADVIARLRGKRIHVVGLSGTEGAAVVDFLLDHGVTSITGHDLQTQDGFPEAFRRTHAWMDPAAQEAAIARLLGAPIQLRFRDRYLEGIQHAEVIYAGQAWFRHPENAPVARARDAGVPLSSMTELFFETVPCPILGVTGTNGKFTVVQLAAEMLAASGRQTFVSGNDRMHVPIVYRLNEVTPGAILVLEISNRQLLGLRYSPQIAVITNVTPHHLDDHGSFEAYVRVKSGILAYQRADDRAILNADDPPTWGLAPAARGRVLPFSRLREVEEGACLVAGRITVRVDGHEDRLCSVGDLQVPGPHTVENALAASLAARAAGASAEAIASALRAFRGLPYRMRFVAEVGGVRFYEDSLATNPAAAAAAIRAFDRPLVLIAGGQRRGGTAADFRPLAHALADRAASVRAVLLIGAMAPRIGEACDAAGLRIPMLMCGTLDAAVQRARELAHAGDAVTLSPGCESFDQFRDYRERGDRYLALVSALAREAEAGVGGSGRWT
- the mraY gene encoding phospho-N-acetylmuramoyl-pentapeptide-transferase, which gives rise to MTPYLTTAGLAAALTLAGGGPLVGWLRRTGAVKSVREEAPSRHGVKAGTPTMGGMLIIGAAILAVLIARRVFGGNVGEVLIALAVVIGFSAVGGVDDALGIVRRRNLGLRAREKLLLQLPLGLALGVYAVLHPAVGGWIGVPGTHLRVDLGWGYPVFCALYVVGMANAVNLTDGLDGLAAGSVVIAAGALTAIAAQANVASAGMLCAALAGASLGFLWYNAHPAQMFMGDVGSQGLGAGLAVAGVLGKMELLVLVVGGLFVWEALSVALQVASFKTTGRRIFRMSPFHHHLELIGWTETQTVVRFWVCGVLLAALGVRLKG